GCGCGCGGCCTGTTTCGGGTCGTGGTGCAACGTGACGCAATCGCCGCTGGCTGCGACGATCTCGGCCTTCGGTTCGTAGCCTTTGGGCGTGGCGATATCGAGCTTGAACCCCAGCATGCGTGCAGCGCTGATCCAGGAATGACAGACATTGTTGCCGTCGCCGATCCAGGCGACCTTCCTGTCGGCGATGTCGCCGCGCTTTTCAATCCAGGTCTGGATATCGGCGAGCAACTGACAAGGGTGATCGAGATCGGTCAATGCATTAATGACGGGCACCTGCGAGTGTGTTGCGAAGCGTTCGACCATAGCGTGCGAATTGGCGCGAATCACGATGATGTCCACCATGCGTGACAGCACGCGCGCGGTGTCTTCCGCCGGCTCGCCGCGGTCGAGATGGGTGTCACGTGGCGAGAGAAACAGGCTCGTGCCGCCCAGTTGCGCCATGCCGACCTGGAACGACACGCGCGTGCGTGTGGAGGATTTCTCGAAGATCATCGCCATGGTCCTGCCGGTCAGCGGCGTGTGCCGTTCGCCGCGCTTGAGCATGGATTTCATTTCCACGGCGCGCGCCAGCACCCGCTTGAGTTCCGCGGGTGTCAGGTCCGGCAATGTGAGGAAATGACGCGATTTCATGTTCCGCTTAAAAAAGCGCGTACTACCTCGTCGAGTTTATCGACCAGCATATCGGCTTCGTTGTCGGTGAAGATGAGCGGCGGCAGCAGGCGTATGACGTTTTCCGCCGTAACGTTGATCAGAATCCCGCTTTCCAGCGCGCGTTGCAAGAGTTCCTTGCACGGCCGGTCGAGTTCGACGGCGAGCATGAGCCCGCGTCCGCGTATTTCCTTGACGCCGGAGACCTTGCCGAGTTTTTCCCTGAGTTTGGCAAGCAGCCGTTCACCAAGTTTGGCGGAGCGATCGGCGAACTTGCCTTTCTCCAGCTCATCGATGACGGTGAGCGCCACGCGGCAGACCAGCGGGTTGCCGCTGAAGGTCGAACCGTGGCTGCCAGGCTTGAACACCTGGGCTGCCTTGCCGTGCGCGAGACAGGCGCCGATCGGCACGCCGTTGCCAAGCCCCTTGGCCAGGGTCATGACATCCGGCACCACGCCTTCGTGCTGGCAGGCGAACCATTTGCCGGTGCGGCACATGCCGGTCTGGATTTCATCGAGCATCAGCAGCCAGCCGCGCTCGTCGCAGATTTTACGCAGGCCTTTCAGATAGCCCGCGTCGGGGACGGATATACCGCCTTCGCCAGTGATGGGTTCGACCAGCACCGCGACGATCTCCTTGCTGCGTTCACCGACTTGTCGGACAGCTTCGAGATCGTTATACGGTACGCGATAGAAGCCCTGTACCAGCGGCTCGAAGCCGGACTGAATTTTGCGATTGCCGGAGGCGGAGAGGGTGGCGAGCGTGCGGCCGTGAAAACTGCCCTCGGTGACGATGATGCCGGGTGTCAGGATGTCGCGCTGATGGCCGTAAAGCCGCGCCAGCTTGATCGCGGCTTCGTTGGCTTCCGCACCGGAATTGCAGAAGAAGGCATTGTCCATGCCTGCCAGTTTGCACAGACGCTCGGCCAGTTTTTCCTGCAACGGGATTTGATACCAGTTCGAGGTGTGCAGCAGCTTGCCTGCCTGGTCGCACAGCGCCGCGGTCACGGCCGGGTGCGCGTGCCCGAGGCCGCACACGGCGATGCCTGCCAGCGCATCGAGGTATTTCCTGCCTTGTGTATCCCACAGCCATGCGCCCTCACCATGTGTGAAGGCCACGGGCAGGCTGGCAAAAAGAGGCATCTGGTGCGAAGACATGTTTTTTTGGTGCCCTAAAAAGACAAAGGCGCCTTGCGGGCGCCACTTAAAGCAAAAATTCTACCCCCTGCGGGCAAGAACGCAAGGGCCAAAAGCACGAGGCCCGGGCAATGCCGGGCCTCGGTCAGCAATTACGCCTGATTTGTTACATATGCGGCAGGCCGTGGCCCACGCTGCCCGCGACCATGAAGAACAGCATGGGGAGGGACAGCATGGTGTTGGTGCGCGAGGCCAGGAAGGCGACGCGCGCGGCCTTGGCCTTGGTAGCGTCATCGGCCTGGACCAGGCCCAGCACCTTTTTCTGATTGGGCCAGATCAGCACCCAGACGTTGAAGAGCATGATGGTGCCGAGCCAGGCGCCGACGCCGATGGAGGCGGCCGCGCCCTTCAGCATGAAGGCGTTGCCGAGGCCGACGCCGGAGCGTTCGAGGTAATAGGCGCCGAGGAGCCAGGTCGTGAGCGCGGCCCAGCGGAACCACAGCAGCGCCTGCGGGGCGACGTGCTTGGTGATGCCGGCGGCGGTGTTATCGGCCTTGGCCTTGGGCAGGGCCACGGCCTGGACGAAATTGAAGTAATAAAGAAGGCCGATCCAGATAATGCCGGCGAAGATGTGCAACCAGCGGACGATAGTCAGTTCCATTTTTTTCTCCCGTAAATTGTTGAATGACGATGAATGTTCAGACCGCGGTCTTGACCAGGAAATTGACGACGAAGAAATACAGGATTACGGTCAGGATCAGACCGCTGATGAGCGTGCCGACAATGGAATCCAGCGGAGTTTTCATGGGTTCTTCCTCTCTTTCGGAATGGGCTTGGAATTGTTGACTGCTTTCGTGGGGCGCTAGGGTAAAGCAGCTACCGGACTAATTCAAGCGTCCTGATTTGGCGTGATTCAGTATGATAAGGCCGTTCTGACAGGGACGTTTTACGCATGCCAGCCAAAAATCCGCTTCAGCGTATCGCGCGTCTGTTTCTGCGCCCGCTGTCATCGCTTTCGATCCACCTCGGCAACCGGTTCTACATCGGCCTCGCGGTCGTGGTCGCGGCCGCGGCCATTTTCGCCATCGCCAGCGGTTCGACGGCCGGGATGAAGAACAAGGCCTACGACCTGATCATGAAAACGCGCTTCCAGCATCCCGCGGCCGACCCGGATATCGTCATCGTGGACATCGACGAGTCCGCGCTGGCGGCGATGGCGCCGGAATACGGCCGCTGGCCGTGGCCGCGCAACATCATGGGCGAGCTGGTGGAGGGCATCGCGCCGCAGCAACCGAAAGCGGTCGTGTTCGACATCACCTTCAGCGACCCGGACGTGTTCAACGTGGCCGGCGACAAATATTTCCGCGACGTGATCGCTGCCACGCCCAACACGTTTTTCCCGATGATCCGCCTGACCGAGGAAAATGATTCGCGCAGCCAATTGCGCGTCATGCAGTTGCCCGGCGTGTCGAAACTCGATCCGGCAGCATCCGAGACCGCCACCCTTGCGGTGATTCTGCCGTTCTTCTTCGATGTGCTGACGGATCATCGTCTCGGCACCAACAACATCTACACCGATGAAGACGGCATGGCCCGGACTTATGATGTTTATGCCGACGAGTACGGCTGGCGCGTCGGCTCGCTGCCGGCCAGCGTGGCGGCGGCCGTGGGCGCGACGCTGCCGGACCAGGACGAGATCCTGCTCAACTGGCGCGGCAAGCCGCCGTCCTACCGGCGTGTGTCGTTCCACGAGGTTTATCTCGATCTGCAAAAGAGCCAAAAGACCCGCCCGGCGGACGAGTTCGCCGGCAAGATCGTCATCATCGGCTCGACCGCGCCGTCGCTGTTCGACCTGAAGACGACGCCGGTGGCCAAGACACACCCGGGCGTGGAAATCCTGGCAACGGCGATCGACAATCTGAAAAATCGCGACTTCCTCACTGTGTTGCCGACGTGGGTCGATATTCTCGTCACGCTGGCGTCACTCGCGTTGCTAACCCTCGCGTTCGTGTACAACATCGACCAGCGCGTGGTGAACCTGGCTTTCACCGTCCTGCAATCCGGTTTTCTCGCGGTGTCGTATCTGACGCTCAATTTTTCCGCTATCTTCATCGACCTTACCGCGCCGTTCACATTCAGCCTGGCGTATTTCGCCGTGGCGCGCATCAACAGCATGTTTTCCGGTTTCCGCCGCAGCGGCCAGCCGTTTTTCTCCACGGCACTCGATGAAGGCAACGCCTGCCGCGTGATCCTGGTGCAGTGCCATATCCATCTCAGGAACCATCGCGCCCCTCTCGCGCTCGGCGCCTCGATCAAGAAACAGGTCGGCTTGTCGCGTTACGGCCTCGTCACCTCACCGTTCTTCAAGGATATGCCGCTGTTGCATGCCTTCTTCCGCGACACCGCCGTGTTCTGCTGGCTGGTACCCGAGGAAAAGTCCCAGGAGGCGCTGCAGGACGTGATCGCCGTGATGGAACGTTCCTTGCCGGCGATCAGAAAATCCGCGCGCCGCGCCTCGAAGGACGGACCCATCGCGACCTGGCAGGTGCACGGGTTTTCCTTCACCGTGGATGCGGAGGAAACCTGGCGCCTGAAAGGCGAGGAGGGTATGGCGAAATTGTTCGCGCTGGCGGTAAAAGTGGAGTCTGCCAGGAGCAGCGGTGTTGTCCGCGTCGTCACGACGAAGGAATTTATCGAATCCTGCCGGACAGCGGAGGGTTTGAAGGTTTCGGAGGAATTGGAGAAGGCGGGGTTGAAGTTTTAGTTTCTTCTTCGTTTTCGTCATTCCCGCGAAAGCGGGAATCCAGGCAGTAAATGGTTCGCGCGCATTGCGCGCGACTCAAAAACAATAATTGCGGTTCTCGCACCGCCGGCGAGGTACTTTTCTTTGCTCGCGCAAAGAAAAGTACCCAAAAGAAAGCGCGCCCGGATGGCGCGACTGCCCCCTGTGCTTCTCGCCCGAATCGGCACGCGCCTCAACTCGCCGGGCGCATACAACGCGCCCCGGGCTCGACCACGAGGCACGTGACTACCCCGATTCGGGCTGCGATGCTCGGGCGCGCCATACGGGGAGGTGAGCTACCCATCTCACCGGATTCTTGGGAGTTTCTACGAGTAGGTTTTTTAGGCCCCGTAGCGCGCGCCGAGTACCGCAGCCCCACCGGGAGTTTTTAAGCAAGCCCCTGTTTGAGTCGAGCCGCGTTGTTTGCGGCCGACGAGTTGGCGAGCGCCCGGTGGGGCGAGGAACGGAGGGAACCGGCGCAGCCGGCGTGCGCTCCGGGGCCACGTGTTTCTTTGGTGACTTTCTTTGCACGAGCAAAGAAAGTCACCCTGGGTCGGGGGCGGAGCATCCCAGATTCAAATAACGCGGGCGAAGCCCGCTCGAGTTTTACTATCTGGATTCCCGCTTCCGCGGGAATGACAACTGAGAGCTTCCGCGGGAATGACGAAAAAAATTAACTCAGGACCTTCTGATCCATCAATAAATTCAAGGTAAACCTCACCCCAAACCCCGTCGTATCTGTTGGGATATGCGCCAACCCGCCCTTGTGATTCCCCGCCGACAAATCCACGTGTACCCAGTCGGGATCATTCACTAAAAACTTTTTCAGGAACGTCGCGGCGAGGATATGGTCGGCGTCGTTGTCGAGCGTGCACTGCTTGATGTCGGCGATGTCGCTCTTGAGCGCGTCTTCGTAGTCCTTCGGCAGCGGGAACGGCCAGACGCGTTCGCCGGAGGCGGTGCCGGCTTCAATTAAAACCGGAACCAGTTTTTCGCGGTTGGTGAGCGTGCCGCTCATGCGCGTGCTGAGCGCGCCGACGCAGGCGCCGGTGAGCGTGGCGTAATCGACGATCAGTTTCGGTTTCTCGCGCGAGGCGAAATAAAGCGTGTCAGCCAGAACCATGCGGCCTTCGGCGTCGGTGTGGATAATTTCAATCGTCTTGCCATTGGCGGCCTTCACTACGTCATTCTGCTTGTAGGCCTTCGGCCCGATGTGGTTCTGTGCCAGCGCCAGCCAGCAGTCTATTGAAAAATCCGCTTTCAATTCGGTGAGCGCCAGCAGCGTGCCGAGCGCCACGGCGCTGCCCTCCATGTCTTCGTGCATGCCGTGCATGTACTTGGCCGGTTTCAGGTTGGTGCCGCCGGTGTCGAAGCAGATGCCCTTGCCGACCAGCGCGAGCGTGGCTTTGGATGATGGCTTTTTCGGCGTGTAGCGCAGATGCAGGATGCCGGCATCCGGTTCCGGGCTGCCCTGGGCCACGGCGAGGAAAGCGCCGGCGCCGCGCGCCTTGAGTTTTTTGATATCGAGAAATTCGGCTTTCCATCCTTGCTCGCGCGCGAGTTTCTCAATGCGCCGGCGATAATTTCCTGGCGTCAGTTCGTTCGGCGGCAAGGCGGTGAGCCAGCGCGCGAGGTTGTTGCCTCTGGCTTCCGCGATGGTGCGGGCATAACCGTCGACGGAGGCGTGACCATATATATGTATCTCGCTCAGCCGGGACGGCTTGTCCGGTTTGCTCTTGTAATCCGGCATCGGGAAATCGGCGGCGAGCAGGGCCGCCAGCACCGCCTCGCAGGCGCGCCCGGCTTCA
The DNA window shown above is from Sulfuricaulis limicola and carries:
- a CDS encoding M17 family metallopeptidase; amino-acid sequence: MQFEIPKIKQEAGGLTEKALDIHANAIFLVPVQDFDANVLPFGKEIAKRLKRAGHKLDSDKPFVTDLPNPNATRIALAGIDPASSAFERLTLARRLVAAHKGQKPQQIAVACFGLKPNEAGRACEAVLAALLAADFPMPDYKSKPDKPSRLSEIHIYGHASVDGYARTIAEARGNNLARWLTALPPNELTPGNYRRRIEKLAREQGWKAEFLDIKKLKARGAGAFLAVAQGSPEPDAGILHLRYTPKKPSSKATLALVGKGICFDTGGTNLKPAKYMHGMHEDMEGSAVALGTLLALTELKADFSIDCWLALAQNHIGPKAYKQNDVVKAANGKTIEIIHTDAEGRMVLADTLYFASREKPKLIVDYATLTGACVGALSTRMSGTLTNREKLVPVLIEAGTASGERVWPFPLPKDYEDALKSDIADIKQCTLDNDADHILAATFLKKFLVNDPDWVHVDLSAGNHKGGLAHIPTDTTGFGVRFTLNLLMDQKVLS
- a CDS encoding CHASE2 domain-containing protein, whose amino-acid sequence is MPAKNPLQRIARLFLRPLSSLSIHLGNRFYIGLAVVVAAAAIFAIASGSTAGMKNKAYDLIMKTRFQHPAADPDIVIVDIDESALAAMAPEYGRWPWPRNIMGELVEGIAPQQPKAVVFDITFSDPDVFNVAGDKYFRDVIAATPNTFFPMIRLTEENDSRSQLRVMQLPGVSKLDPAASETATLAVILPFFFDVLTDHRLGTNNIYTDEDGMARTYDVYADEYGWRVGSLPASVAAAVGATLPDQDEILLNWRGKPPSYRRVSFHEVYLDLQKSQKTRPADEFAGKIVIIGSTAPSLFDLKTTPVAKTHPGVEILATAIDNLKNRDFLTVLPTWVDILVTLASLALLTLAFVYNIDQRVVNLAFTVLQSGFLAVSYLTLNFSAIFIDLTAPFTFSLAYFAVARINSMFSGFRRSGQPFFSTALDEGNACRVILVQCHIHLRNHRAPLALGASIKKQVGLSRYGLVTSPFFKDMPLLHAFFRDTAVFCWLVPEEKSQEALQDVIAVMERSLPAIRKSARRASKDGPIATWQVHGFSFTVDAEETWRLKGEEGMAKLFALAVKVESARSSGVVRVVTTKEFIESCRTAEGLKVSEELEKAGLKF
- a CDS encoding aspartate aminotransferase family protein, translated to MSSHQMPLFASLPVAFTHGEGAWLWDTQGRKYLDALAGIAVCGLGHAHPAVTAALCDQAGKLLHTSNWYQIPLQEKLAERLCKLAGMDNAFFCNSGAEANEAAIKLARLYGHQRDILTPGIIVTEGSFHGRTLATLSASGNRKIQSGFEPLVQGFYRVPYNDLEAVRQVGERSKEIVAVLVEPITGEGGISVPDAGYLKGLRKICDERGWLLMLDEIQTGMCRTGKWFACQHEGVVPDVMTLAKGLGNGVPIGACLAHGKAAQVFKPGSHGSTFSGNPLVCRVALTVIDELEKGKFADRSAKLGERLLAKLREKLGKVSGVKEIRGRGLMLAVELDRPCKELLQRALESGILINVTAENVIRLLPPLIFTDNEADMLVDKLDEVVRAFLSGT
- the argF gene encoding ornithine carbamoyltransferase, with amino-acid sequence MKSRHFLTLPDLTPAELKRVLARAVEMKSMLKRGERHTPLTGRTMAMIFEKSSTRTRVSFQVGMAQLGGTSLFLSPRDTHLDRGEPAEDTARVLSRMVDIIVIRANSHAMVERFATHSQVPVINALTDLDHPCQLLADIQTWIEKRGDIADRKVAWIGDGNNVCHSWISAARMLGFKLDIATPKGYEPKAEIVAASGDCVTLHHDPKQAARGADIVVTDTWASMGQEHEKAERIKAFAGFMVDGALMKLANRDAVFMHCLPAYRGMEVAAEVIDGPQSVVWDEAENRLHAQKALLEFLLAGKERK
- a CDS encoding urate hydroxylase PuuD, whose translation is MELTIVRWLHIFAGIIWIGLLYYFNFVQAVALPKAKADNTAAGITKHVAPQALLWFRWAALTTWLLGAYYLERSGVGLGNAFMLKGAAASIGVGAWLGTIMLFNVWVLIWPNQKKVLGLVQADDATKAKAARVAFLASRTNTMLSLPMLFFMVAGSVGHGLPHM